From Toxorhynchites rutilus septentrionalis strain SRP chromosome 2, ASM2978413v1, whole genome shotgun sequence, a single genomic window includes:
- the LOC129771918 gene encoding protein lingerer isoform X5, protein MSTQARSGGGGGGRNKSKAGKENKENAGTDEQLQQQLQPQQQQQQQQKGSATNNSSSGEKQKKGTENSGSKGGDSKDKQTITHTIKTKQPTAEQIRIAQITDIKSGMDDPKIQEKIQKLMETTQRSEEEVCCALQECDNELDRAVIFLLETLPVGAFATTSKKKKNKSQNKEQNDAAPNEGDWDNGGMNTGSGSGGGGVNVDSKDRRGNRGGNNQRSGGPGSAGAGAGRGGRGNFRDGDRGGDRDRNGFDRGGRGPRGRDGRDSGPGRGSYGGGSRGGRGGGPRVGTRGPSSRDQNRGSRMTDHQEIDAWDPVTTANTNDLNKPEESTAFTDTWGDWDNEEYTGSLSDTKVFTPSTQTGTVTQQPQQQPQQQQTTSQLPQGQTNLPPTQPQSQPQPPQVVSVQPASVPSTVTNVAELSAPPGLEQQILNPPQPKETDLVQQYSTTVVSSTATAAAAASNSVQYPELQAPTAAQHLRQALDMPQVNSSSSLSAEQSQYFNTLSSQNSSLQSSLGNSYQPNTVQYPTTYGSSNSYSDQVTSAQQPPVARRQRARVPPPSKIPSSAVEMPGDSLNNIGYLDVQFGGLDFATDDTFDNASVTDKFNTNSLEQTSTTSVQLPPAVQASQSEVNEFQNKPSVNNLQPKSNLTSSLQSSQIISGQTDSLTATQNDTLSNSYTQRNSSTVVPSSVSTGVNVNSINSTTSSLEQLTKTDPYSQSTGTNAGSGGYQNVSYSTSQANKNPSYPSSAAPQGYNNSSYSSTQVSSNTYPASSNNYGSYNQGGVNSYQQPGSNVSSNVVPNNSSNSVGVSTVQSNVNLPVNNNVGNNSSNTNAGYLSSQYPVSQTSSAFPSQQSYQNSSQNVYGNTGLSSNTGVASSTASNNNNNANNNSVSSSSSSLPNSSVVSTTTKSSSGTGVVPNIPMVSPYIQPGVPFYQQPVYSYEDLQMLQQRMSHVPGYYDMNYQTPTSLGAAGVRDANLGSVAYSTMSDGRFTRTDNNSSPVSNVPSTMSQQTGSGGPMLNLPYAYFYGGNVMPGGFQYGTPAIYPQQMATNATSGGQFQKPAYNSGYGTSGYDTLSQAGQDYNKNPYPSSGVGQQSKGQTVTNPQSAGGSGSDIAPSMYGKSHVALSKVNSYDNKSFHSGTPPPYNIAGTQTAGATSGQPYGQHLYIPTMPTHHNINMHQAMHQDSNSSGQRPQSNSQGKTATKQGYSPSTYWTAQN, encoded by the exons ATGAGCACACAAGCCCGTTCCGGAGGTGGTGGCGGAGGCCGCAACAAGTCCAAAGCCGGCAAGGAGAACAAAGAGAATGCCGGCACGGATGAGCAACTCCAACAGCAGCTGCAGccgcaacaacaacagcagcagcagcaaaaggGAAGCGCTACAAATAACTCCAGCAGCGGCGAGAAACAGAAGAAGGGCACAGAAAACAGCGGTTCCAAAGGTGGTGACTCGAAGGACAAGCAGACGATCACTCACACAATCAAGACAAAGCAACCAACAGCCGAACAAATTCGCATTGCTCAAATCACAGACATTAAAAGTGGTATGGACGATCCTAAGATTCAGGAGAAGATCCAGAAGCTGATGGAGACAACGCAACGTTCGGAAGAGGAGGTCTGCTGCGCTCTGCAAGAGTGTGATAATGAGTTGGACCGCGCGGTGATTTTCCTTCTGGAAACTTTGCCGGTTGGTGCATTCGCCACGACTtctaaaaagaagaaaaacaaatcGCAGAATAAGGAGCAGAATGACGCTGCCCCGAATGAAGGCGATTGGGATAATGGTGGAATGAACACCGGTTCAGGCTCAGGAGGCGGCGGCGTAAATGTCGATTCGAAGGATCGTCGTGGAAATCGTGGCGGTAATAATCAGCGTTCTGGTGGCCCTGGTAGTGCTGGCGCTGGTGCTGGTCGTGGTGGTCGTGGGAACTTCCGTGATGGAGACCGTGGAGGCGATCGGGATCGGAATGGCTTCGATCGTGGCGGACGTGGTCCACGCGGTCGAGACGGTCGCGACAGTGGTCCAGGTCGTGGAAGTTATGGTGGTGGTTCACGAGGAGGACGTGGCGGCGGTCCACGGGTGGGTACTCGTGGTCCAAGCTCTCGGGATCAGAACCGTGGATCTCGAATGACGGATCATCAGGAGATCGACGCGTGGGATCCAGTAACGACCGCCAATACCAATGATCTCAACAAACCGGAGGAATCTACTGCGTTCACCGATACTTGGGGAGACTGGGACAACGAGGAGTATACGGGTTCGTTGTCGGATACCAAAGTTTTTACACCGAGCACGCAGACTGGAACGGTCACTCAGCAGCCGCAACAACAACCGCAGCAACAACAAACAACTTCACAGTTGCCGCAAGGACAAACAAACCTGCCTCCAACGCAACCGCAATCGCAGCCCCAGCCGCCGCAAGTTGTTTCTGTTCAGCCCGCCTCTGTCCCATCTACAGTGACGA atGTTGCGGAACTGTCTGCTCCACCAGGGTTGGAACAACAAATTCTGAATCCTCCACAGCCGAAAGAGACTGATTTGGTGCAACAGTACAGTACCACCGTTGTATCGAGCACGGCGACAGCAGCTGCTGCTGCGAGTAATTCTGTTCAGTATCCGGAGCTTCAAGCACCAACTGCTGCCCAGCATTTGCGTCAGGCTCTCGATATGCCGCAAGTTAACTCGTCGTCGTCGCTCTCAGCTGAACAATCACAGTATTTCAATACACTATCTTCTCAAAATTCCAGTCTTCAGTCGAGCCTTGGAAATTCTTATCAACCGAACACTGTGCAATATCCGACCACGTATGGGTCGAGCAACAGTTATAGTGACCAAGTTACTTCTGCTCAGCAGCCGCCGGTAGCACGAAGGCAGCGAGCGCGGGTTCCGCCGCCGTCCAAAATTCCATCTAGTGCCGTTGAAATGCCAGGAGATAGTCTGAACAACATTGGCTATTTGGATGTGCAATTTGGGGGGCTCGATTTTGCTACAGACGACACGTTCGACAATGCTTCTGTGACGGACAAGTTCAACACCAATAGTTTAGAACAGACTTCGACTACGTCGGTGCAACTTCCACCGGCGGTTCAAGCGTCGCAATCGGAAGTTAACGAATTTCAGAATAAACCTAGTGTAAACAATCTTCAACCCAAGTCCAATCTCACAAGTAGTTTGCAGAGCTCGCAAATTATATCCGGACAGACTGATTCACTCACGGCAACCCAGAATGACACTCTGTCCAATAGCTACACACAACGCAACAGTTCCACCGTGGTTCCTTCCTCGGTTAGCACTGGCGTCAATGTGAATTCCATCAATAGTACTACGTCAT CATTGGAACAACTGACTAAGACTGATCCTTATAGTCAGTCCACCGGAACGAATGCTGGATCTGGCGGATATCAAAATGTTTCGTACTCAACATCGCAGGCGAATAAAAATCCATCGTATCCATCGTCGGCTGCGCCGCAGGGATACAATAATTCTAGTTATTCTAGCACACAG gTGTCCAGTAATACGTATCCAGCGTCGTCGAACAATTACGGTTCGTATAACCAGGGTGGCGTAAATTCATACCAACAGCCAGGCAGTAACGTTTCAAGTAACGTAGTGCCCAATAACTCTAGTAATTCGGTTGGTGTGTCAACGGTCCAGTCTAACGTGAACCTGCCAGTAAATAATAACGTTGGCAACAACAG TTCAAACACCAATGCTGGATATTTGTCTAGCCAATATCCCGTCAGTCAAACCTCGTCGGCCTTCCCCTCCCAACAAAGCTATCAGAATAGCTCGCAGAACGTGTACGGAAATACGGGACTCAGCAGTAATACCGG TGTTGCATCCAGCACCGCTTCTAATAACAACAATAACGCGAACAACAACAGCGTTTCGAGTTCATCGTCATCACTACCAAATAGTTCCGTGGTATCCACGACAA CTAAAAGCAGCAGCGGTACCGGTGTGGTACCCAACATACCCATGGTCAGCCCGTACATCCAGCCCGGCGTACCCTTCTATCAACAGCCGGTCTACTCGTACGAGGACCTACAAATGCTACAGCAGCGTATGTCACATGTGCCTGGATACTACGATATGAACTACCAGACGCCGACGAGCCTCGGTGCGGCCGGGGTACGCGACGCTAACCTCGGTTCCGTCGCGTACTCGACCATGTCCGATGGTCGGTTCACTCGGACCGATAACAACTCGTCTCCTGTTAGTAATGTTCCAAGTACCATGTCACAACAAACAGGGTCTGGTGGTCCTATGTTGAACCTGCCATACGCTTATTTTTACGGCGGTAATGTGATGCCCGGCGGCTTCCAATATGGCACCCCAGCAATTTATCCT CAACAAATGGCGACGAACGCGACGTCCGGCGGACAGTTCCAAAAACCAGCATACAATAGTGGATATGGTACCAGTGGATACGACACGTTGAGTCAAGCTGGACAAGACTATAACAAAAATCCGTACCCATCGTCGGGCGTTGGGCAACAGTCGAAAGGACAAACTGTAACTAATCCACAGTCCGCGGGAGGAAGTGGTTCTGATATTGCGCCTTCGATGTATGGCAAAAGTCATGTCGCGTTAAGTAAAGTCAAT TCATATGATAATAAGTCGTTTCACTCTGGTACTCCGCCACCTTACAACATAGCTGGCACTCAGACTGCTGGTGCAACGTCTGGACAACCCTACGGGCAGCATCTCTATATCCCGACGATGCCAACTCATCATAACATCAATATGCATCAGGCAATGCATCAG
- the LOC129771918 gene encoding protein lingerer isoform X4 produces MSTQARSGGGGGGRNKSKAGKENKENAGTDEQLQQQLQPQQQQQQQQKGSATNNSSSGEKQKKGTENSGSKGGDSKDKQTITHTIKTKQPTAEQIRIAQITDIKSGMDDPKIQEKIQKLMETTQRSEEEVCCALQECDNELDRAVIFLLETLPVGAFATTSKKKKNKSQNKEQNDAAPNEGDWDNGGMNTGSGSGGGGVNVDSKDRRGNRGGNNQRSGGPGSAGAGAGRGGRGNFRDGDRGGDRDRNGFDRGGRGPRGRDGRDSGPGRGSYGGGSRGGRGGGPRVGTRGPSSRDQNRGSRMTDHQEIDAWDPVTTANTNDLNKPEESTAFTDTWGDWDNEEYTGSLSDTKVFTPSTQTGTVTQQPQQQPQQQQTTSQLPQGQTNLPPTQPQSQPQPPQVVSVQPASVPSTVTNVAELSAPPGLEQQILNPPQPKETDLVQQYSTTVVSSTATAAAAASNSVQYPELQAPTAAQHLRQALDMPQVNSSSSLSAEQSQYFNTLSSQNSSLQSSLGNSYQPNTVQYPTTYGSSNSYSDQVTSAQQPPVARRQRARVPPPSKIPSSAVEMPGDSLNNIGYLDVQFGGLDFATDDTFDNASVTDKFNTNSLEQTSTTSVQLPPAVQASQSEVNEFQNKPSVNNLQPKSNLTSSLQSSQIISGQTDSLTATQNDTLSNSYTQRNSSTVVPSSVSTGVNVNSINSTTSSLEQLTKTDPYSQSTGTNAGSGGYQNVSYSTSQANKNPSYPSSAAPQGYNNSSYSSTQVSSNTYPASSNNYGSYNQGGVNSYQQPGSNVSSNVVPNNSSNSVGVSTVQSNVNLPVNNNVGNNSSNTNAGYLSSQYPVSQTSSAFPSQQSYQNSSQNVYGNTGLSSNTGVASSTASNNNNNANNNSVSSSSSSLPNSSVVSTTTKSSSGTGVVPNIPMVSPYIQPGVPFYQQPVYSYEDLQMLQQRMSHVPGYYDMNYQTPTSLGAAGVRDANLGSVAYSTMSDGRFTRTDNNSSPVSNVPSTMSQQTGSGGPMLNLPYAYFYGGNVMPGGFQYGTPAIYPQQMATNATSGGQFQKPAYNSGYGTSGYDTLSQAGQDYNKNPYPSSGVGQQSKGQTVTNPQSAGGSGSDIAPSMYGKSHVALSKVNSYDNKSFHSGTPPPYNIAGTQTAGATSGQPYGQHLYIPTMPTHHNINMHQAMHQLDNRSFSSGGGVMRDSNSSGQRPQSNSQGKTATKQGYSPSTYWTAQN; encoded by the exons ATGAGCACACAAGCCCGTTCCGGAGGTGGTGGCGGAGGCCGCAACAAGTCCAAAGCCGGCAAGGAGAACAAAGAGAATGCCGGCACGGATGAGCAACTCCAACAGCAGCTGCAGccgcaacaacaacagcagcagcagcaaaaggGAAGCGCTACAAATAACTCCAGCAGCGGCGAGAAACAGAAGAAGGGCACAGAAAACAGCGGTTCCAAAGGTGGTGACTCGAAGGACAAGCAGACGATCACTCACACAATCAAGACAAAGCAACCAACAGCCGAACAAATTCGCATTGCTCAAATCACAGACATTAAAAGTGGTATGGACGATCCTAAGATTCAGGAGAAGATCCAGAAGCTGATGGAGACAACGCAACGTTCGGAAGAGGAGGTCTGCTGCGCTCTGCAAGAGTGTGATAATGAGTTGGACCGCGCGGTGATTTTCCTTCTGGAAACTTTGCCGGTTGGTGCATTCGCCACGACTtctaaaaagaagaaaaacaaatcGCAGAATAAGGAGCAGAATGACGCTGCCCCGAATGAAGGCGATTGGGATAATGGTGGAATGAACACCGGTTCAGGCTCAGGAGGCGGCGGCGTAAATGTCGATTCGAAGGATCGTCGTGGAAATCGTGGCGGTAATAATCAGCGTTCTGGTGGCCCTGGTAGTGCTGGCGCTGGTGCTGGTCGTGGTGGTCGTGGGAACTTCCGTGATGGAGACCGTGGAGGCGATCGGGATCGGAATGGCTTCGATCGTGGCGGACGTGGTCCACGCGGTCGAGACGGTCGCGACAGTGGTCCAGGTCGTGGAAGTTATGGTGGTGGTTCACGAGGAGGACGTGGCGGCGGTCCACGGGTGGGTACTCGTGGTCCAAGCTCTCGGGATCAGAACCGTGGATCTCGAATGACGGATCATCAGGAGATCGACGCGTGGGATCCAGTAACGACCGCCAATACCAATGATCTCAACAAACCGGAGGAATCTACTGCGTTCACCGATACTTGGGGAGACTGGGACAACGAGGAGTATACGGGTTCGTTGTCGGATACCAAAGTTTTTACACCGAGCACGCAGACTGGAACGGTCACTCAGCAGCCGCAACAACAACCGCAGCAACAACAAACAACTTCACAGTTGCCGCAAGGACAAACAAACCTGCCTCCAACGCAACCGCAATCGCAGCCCCAGCCGCCGCAAGTTGTTTCTGTTCAGCCCGCCTCTGTCCCATCTACAGTGACGA atGTTGCGGAACTGTCTGCTCCACCAGGGTTGGAACAACAAATTCTGAATCCTCCACAGCCGAAAGAGACTGATTTGGTGCAACAGTACAGTACCACCGTTGTATCGAGCACGGCGACAGCAGCTGCTGCTGCGAGTAATTCTGTTCAGTATCCGGAGCTTCAAGCACCAACTGCTGCCCAGCATTTGCGTCAGGCTCTCGATATGCCGCAAGTTAACTCGTCGTCGTCGCTCTCAGCTGAACAATCACAGTATTTCAATACACTATCTTCTCAAAATTCCAGTCTTCAGTCGAGCCTTGGAAATTCTTATCAACCGAACACTGTGCAATATCCGACCACGTATGGGTCGAGCAACAGTTATAGTGACCAAGTTACTTCTGCTCAGCAGCCGCCGGTAGCACGAAGGCAGCGAGCGCGGGTTCCGCCGCCGTCCAAAATTCCATCTAGTGCCGTTGAAATGCCAGGAGATAGTCTGAACAACATTGGCTATTTGGATGTGCAATTTGGGGGGCTCGATTTTGCTACAGACGACACGTTCGACAATGCTTCTGTGACGGACAAGTTCAACACCAATAGTTTAGAACAGACTTCGACTACGTCGGTGCAACTTCCACCGGCGGTTCAAGCGTCGCAATCGGAAGTTAACGAATTTCAGAATAAACCTAGTGTAAACAATCTTCAACCCAAGTCCAATCTCACAAGTAGTTTGCAGAGCTCGCAAATTATATCCGGACAGACTGATTCACTCACGGCAACCCAGAATGACACTCTGTCCAATAGCTACACACAACGCAACAGTTCCACCGTGGTTCCTTCCTCGGTTAGCACTGGCGTCAATGTGAATTCCATCAATAGTACTACGTCAT CATTGGAACAACTGACTAAGACTGATCCTTATAGTCAGTCCACCGGAACGAATGCTGGATCTGGCGGATATCAAAATGTTTCGTACTCAACATCGCAGGCGAATAAAAATCCATCGTATCCATCGTCGGCTGCGCCGCAGGGATACAATAATTCTAGTTATTCTAGCACACAG gTGTCCAGTAATACGTATCCAGCGTCGTCGAACAATTACGGTTCGTATAACCAGGGTGGCGTAAATTCATACCAACAGCCAGGCAGTAACGTTTCAAGTAACGTAGTGCCCAATAACTCTAGTAATTCGGTTGGTGTGTCAACGGTCCAGTCTAACGTGAACCTGCCAGTAAATAATAACGTTGGCAACAACAG TTCAAACACCAATGCTGGATATTTGTCTAGCCAATATCCCGTCAGTCAAACCTCGTCGGCCTTCCCCTCCCAACAAAGCTATCAGAATAGCTCGCAGAACGTGTACGGAAATACGGGACTCAGCAGTAATACCGG TGTTGCATCCAGCACCGCTTCTAATAACAACAATAACGCGAACAACAACAGCGTTTCGAGTTCATCGTCATCACTACCAAATAGTTCCGTGGTATCCACGACAA CTAAAAGCAGCAGCGGTACCGGTGTGGTACCCAACATACCCATGGTCAGCCCGTACATCCAGCCCGGCGTACCCTTCTATCAACAGCCGGTCTACTCGTACGAGGACCTACAAATGCTACAGCAGCGTATGTCACATGTGCCTGGATACTACGATATGAACTACCAGACGCCGACGAGCCTCGGTGCGGCCGGGGTACGCGACGCTAACCTCGGTTCCGTCGCGTACTCGACCATGTCCGATGGTCGGTTCACTCGGACCGATAACAACTCGTCTCCTGTTAGTAATGTTCCAAGTACCATGTCACAACAAACAGGGTCTGGTGGTCCTATGTTGAACCTGCCATACGCTTATTTTTACGGCGGTAATGTGATGCCCGGCGGCTTCCAATATGGCACCCCAGCAATTTATCCT CAACAAATGGCGACGAACGCGACGTCCGGCGGACAGTTCCAAAAACCAGCATACAATAGTGGATATGGTACCAGTGGATACGACACGTTGAGTCAAGCTGGACAAGACTATAACAAAAATCCGTACCCATCGTCGGGCGTTGGGCAACAGTCGAAAGGACAAACTGTAACTAATCCACAGTCCGCGGGAGGAAGTGGTTCTGATATTGCGCCTTCGATGTATGGCAAAAGTCATGTCGCGTTAAGTAAAGTCAAT TCATATGATAATAAGTCGTTTCACTCTGGTACTCCGCCACCTTACAACATAGCTGGCACTCAGACTGCTGGTGCAACGTCTGGACAACCCTACGGGCAGCATCTCTATATCCCGACGATGCCAACTCATCATAACATCAATATGCATCAGGCAATGCATCAG
- the LOC129771918 gene encoding protein lingerer isoform X7 — MSTQARSGGGGGGRNKSKAGKENKENAGTDEQLQQQLQPQQQQQQQQKGSATNNSSSGEKQKKGTENSGSKGGDSKDKQTITHTIKTKQPTAEQIRIAQITDIKSGMDDPKIQEKIQKLMETTQRSEEEVCCALQECDNELDRAVIFLLETLPVGAFATTSKKKKNKSQNKEQNDAAPNEGDWDNGGMNTGSGSGGGGVNVDSKDRRGNRGGNNQRSGGPGSAGAGAGRGGRGNFRDGDRGGDRDRNGFDRGGRGPRGRDGRDSGPGRGSYGGGSRGGRGGGPRVGTRGPSSRDQNRGSRMTDHQEIDAWDPVTTANTNDLNKPEESTAFTDTWGDWDNEEYTGSLSDTKVFTPSTQTGTVTQQPQQQPQQQQTTSQLPQGQTNLPPTQPQSQPQPPQVVSVQPASVPSTVTNVAELSAPPGLEQQILNPPQPKETDLVQQYSTTVVSSTATAAAAASNSVQYPELQAPTAAQHLRQALDMPQVNSSSSLSAEQSQYFNTLSSQNSSLQSSLGNSYQPNTVQYPTTYGSSNSYSDQVTSAQQPPVARRQRARVPPPSKIPSSAVEMPGDSLNNIGYLDVQFGGLDFATDDTFDNASVTDKFNTNSLEQTSTTSVQLPPAVQASQSEVNEFQNKPSVNNLQPKSNLTSSLQSSQIISGQTDSLTATQNDTLSNSYTQRNSSTVVPSSVSTGVNVNSINSTTSSLEQLTKTDPYSQSTGTNAGSGGYQNVSYSTSQANKNPSYPSSAAPQGYNNSSYSSTQVSSNTYPASSNNYGSYNQGGVNSYQQPGSNVSSNVVPNNSSNSVGVSTVQSNVNLPVNNNVGNNSSNTNAGYLSSQYPVSQTSSAFPSQQSYQNSSQNVYGNTGLSSNTGYSGSTNTASGQYSNFSSSKLKDTPVSTQFESVASSTASNNNNNANNNSVSSSSSSLPNSSVVSTTTKSSSGTGVVPNIPMVSPYIQPGVPFYQQPVYSYEDLQMLQQRMSHVPGYYDMNYQTPTSLGAAGVRDANLGSVAYSTMSDGRFTRTDNNSSPQQMATNATSGGQFQKPAYNSGYGTSGYDTLSQAGQDYNKNPYPSSGVGQQSKGQTVTNPQSAGGSGSDIAPSMYGKSHVALSKVNSYDNKSFHSGTPPPYNIAGTQTAGATSGQPYGQHLYIPTMPTHHNINMHQAMHQLDNRSFSSGGGVMRDSNSSGQRPQSNSQGKTATKQGYSPSTYWTAQN; from the exons ATGAGCACACAAGCCCGTTCCGGAGGTGGTGGCGGAGGCCGCAACAAGTCCAAAGCCGGCAAGGAGAACAAAGAGAATGCCGGCACGGATGAGCAACTCCAACAGCAGCTGCAGccgcaacaacaacagcagcagcagcaaaaggGAAGCGCTACAAATAACTCCAGCAGCGGCGAGAAACAGAAGAAGGGCACAGAAAACAGCGGTTCCAAAGGTGGTGACTCGAAGGACAAGCAGACGATCACTCACACAATCAAGACAAAGCAACCAACAGCCGAACAAATTCGCATTGCTCAAATCACAGACATTAAAAGTGGTATGGACGATCCTAAGATTCAGGAGAAGATCCAGAAGCTGATGGAGACAACGCAACGTTCGGAAGAGGAGGTCTGCTGCGCTCTGCAAGAGTGTGATAATGAGTTGGACCGCGCGGTGATTTTCCTTCTGGAAACTTTGCCGGTTGGTGCATTCGCCACGACTtctaaaaagaagaaaaacaaatcGCAGAATAAGGAGCAGAATGACGCTGCCCCGAATGAAGGCGATTGGGATAATGGTGGAATGAACACCGGTTCAGGCTCAGGAGGCGGCGGCGTAAATGTCGATTCGAAGGATCGTCGTGGAAATCGTGGCGGTAATAATCAGCGTTCTGGTGGCCCTGGTAGTGCTGGCGCTGGTGCTGGTCGTGGTGGTCGTGGGAACTTCCGTGATGGAGACCGTGGAGGCGATCGGGATCGGAATGGCTTCGATCGTGGCGGACGTGGTCCACGCGGTCGAGACGGTCGCGACAGTGGTCCAGGTCGTGGAAGTTATGGTGGTGGTTCACGAGGAGGACGTGGCGGCGGTCCACGGGTGGGTACTCGTGGTCCAAGCTCTCGGGATCAGAACCGTGGATCTCGAATGACGGATCATCAGGAGATCGACGCGTGGGATCCAGTAACGACCGCCAATACCAATGATCTCAACAAACCGGAGGAATCTACTGCGTTCACCGATACTTGGGGAGACTGGGACAACGAGGAGTATACGGGTTCGTTGTCGGATACCAAAGTTTTTACACCGAGCACGCAGACTGGAACGGTCACTCAGCAGCCGCAACAACAACCGCAGCAACAACAAACAACTTCACAGTTGCCGCAAGGACAAACAAACCTGCCTCCAACGCAACCGCAATCGCAGCCCCAGCCGCCGCAAGTTGTTTCTGTTCAGCCCGCCTCTGTCCCATCTACAGTGACGA atGTTGCGGAACTGTCTGCTCCACCAGGGTTGGAACAACAAATTCTGAATCCTCCACAGCCGAAAGAGACTGATTTGGTGCAACAGTACAGTACCACCGTTGTATCGAGCACGGCGACAGCAGCTGCTGCTGCGAGTAATTCTGTTCAGTATCCGGAGCTTCAAGCACCAACTGCTGCCCAGCATTTGCGTCAGGCTCTCGATATGCCGCAAGTTAACTCGTCGTCGTCGCTCTCAGCTGAACAATCACAGTATTTCAATACACTATCTTCTCAAAATTCCAGTCTTCAGTCGAGCCTTGGAAATTCTTATCAACCGAACACTGTGCAATATCCGACCACGTATGGGTCGAGCAACAGTTATAGTGACCAAGTTACTTCTGCTCAGCAGCCGCCGGTAGCACGAAGGCAGCGAGCGCGGGTTCCGCCGCCGTCCAAAATTCCATCTAGTGCCGTTGAAATGCCAGGAGATAGTCTGAACAACATTGGCTATTTGGATGTGCAATTTGGGGGGCTCGATTTTGCTACAGACGACACGTTCGACAATGCTTCTGTGACGGACAAGTTCAACACCAATAGTTTAGAACAGACTTCGACTACGTCGGTGCAACTTCCACCGGCGGTTCAAGCGTCGCAATCGGAAGTTAACGAATTTCAGAATAAACCTAGTGTAAACAATCTTCAACCCAAGTCCAATCTCACAAGTAGTTTGCAGAGCTCGCAAATTATATCCGGACAGACTGATTCACTCACGGCAACCCAGAATGACACTCTGTCCAATAGCTACACACAACGCAACAGTTCCACCGTGGTTCCTTCCTCGGTTAGCACTGGCGTCAATGTGAATTCCATCAATAGTACTACGTCAT CATTGGAACAACTGACTAAGACTGATCCTTATAGTCAGTCCACCGGAACGAATGCTGGATCTGGCGGATATCAAAATGTTTCGTACTCAACATCGCAGGCGAATAAAAATCCATCGTATCCATCGTCGGCTGCGCCGCAGGGATACAATAATTCTAGTTATTCTAGCACACAG gTGTCCAGTAATACGTATCCAGCGTCGTCGAACAATTACGGTTCGTATAACCAGGGTGGCGTAAATTCATACCAACAGCCAGGCAGTAACGTTTCAAGTAACGTAGTGCCCAATAACTCTAGTAATTCGGTTGGTGTGTCAACGGTCCAGTCTAACGTGAACCTGCCAGTAAATAATAACGTTGGCAACAACAG TTCAAACACCAATGCTGGATATTTGTCTAGCCAATATCCCGTCAGTCAAACCTCGTCGGCCTTCCCCTCCCAACAAAGCTATCAGAATAGCTCGCAGAACGTGTACGGAAATACGGGACTCAGCAGTAATACCGG GTACTCTGGCAGTACAAACACAGCTTCCGGGCAGTATAGTAACTTTAGTAGCTCAAAGCTAAAGGACACACCGGTTTCTACACAGTTCGAGAG TGTTGCATCCAGCACCGCTTCTAATAACAACAATAACGCGAACAACAACAGCGTTTCGAGTTCATCGTCATCACTACCAAATAGTTCCGTGGTATCCACGACAA CTAAAAGCAGCAGCGGTACCGGTGTGGTACCCAACATACCCATGGTCAGCCCGTACATCCAGCCCGGCGTACCCTTCTATCAACAGCCGGTCTACTCGTACGAGGACCTACAAATGCTACAGCAGCGTATGTCACATGTGCCTGGATACTACGATATGAACTACCAGACGCCGACGAGCCTCGGTGCGGCCGGGGTACGCGACGCTAACCTCGGTTCCGTCGCGTACTCGACCATGTCCGATGGTCGGTTCACTCGGACCGATAACAACTCGTCTCCT CAACAAATGGCGACGAACGCGACGTCCGGCGGACAGTTCCAAAAACCAGCATACAATAGTGGATATGGTACCAGTGGATACGACACGTTGAGTCAAGCTGGACAAGACTATAACAAAAATCCGTACCCATCGTCGGGCGTTGGGCAACAGTCGAAAGGACAAACTGTAACTAATCCACAGTCCGCGGGAGGAAGTGGTTCTGATATTGCGCCTTCGATGTATGGCAAAAGTCATGTCGCGTTAAGTAAAGTCAAT TCATATGATAATAAGTCGTTTCACTCTGGTACTCCGCCACCTTACAACATAGCTGGCACTCAGACTGCTGGTGCAACGTCTGGACAACCCTACGGGCAGCATCTCTATATCCCGACGATGCCAACTCATCATAACATCAATATGCATCAGGCAATGCATCAG